A region from the Aegilops tauschii subsp. strangulata cultivar AL8/78 chromosome 5, Aet v6.0, whole genome shotgun sequence genome encodes:
- the LOC141023335 gene encoding uncharacterized protein → MIATEDGGYEFTSDYDEETLTLITHEEHGGDDSDQEMQYMASEDADRYECLVAQRVLSVQVTQAEQNRRHNLFHSKGVVKERFVRVIIDGGSCNNLASMEMVEKLSLTTRPHPHPYYIQWFNNSGKVKVTRTVHVHFSISTYADYIDCDVVPMQACSLLLGRPWQFDKKIVHHGRNNQYTLVHKDKNITLLPMSPDSILKDDINRANKEKHEKNKTENQIVAKEFERQMKPNNKPSSVASKIKLKSACLLANKSDIDELDFSKSVCYAFVCKEALFSFEDVPSSLPLAITNILQEFVDVFPQDVPPGLPPIRGIEHQIDLIPGALLPNRAPYRTNSEETKEIMRQVQELLDKGN, encoded by the exons atgattgctactgaggatggtgggtatgagttcACTAGTGACTACGACGAGGAGACTTTgactcttattacacatgaagaacacggtggagatgattctgatcaggagatgcaatacatggcttctgaagacgctgacaggtatgaatgtttagttgctcaacgtgttttgagtgtgcaggtcacacaagctgagcaaaatcggaggcataatttgttccatagcaagggagttgtgaaggaacgttttgttcgcgtcatcatagatggagggagctgcaacaacttggctagcatggagatggtggagaagctatctctcaccacaagaccacatccacatccttactacatccaatggttcaacaacagcggcaaggttaaggtaacacgtactgttcatgtgcattttagtatctctacatatgctgattatattgattgtgatgtggtgcctatgcaagcatgttccttattacttggtagaccatggcaatttgataaaaaaattgtacaccatggtagaaacaatcagtatactcttgttcataaggataaaaatattactttgcttcctatgagtcctgattccattttgaaagatgatattaatagagctaataaagaaAAACATGAGAAAAATAAGactgaaaatcagattgtggcaaaagaatttgagcgacaaatgaaacctaataataaaccatctagtgttgcttctaaaattaaattgaaaagtgcatgtttacttgccaataaatctgatattgatgagctagattttagcaaatctgtttgctatgcttttgtgtgcaaagaggcattattttcattcgaggacgtgccttcctctttgccccttGCTATCACTAACATTTTGCAAGAGTTCgttgacgtctttccacaagacgtgccaccgggattaccacctattcgagggattgagcatcaaattgacttaattcccggtgcattgctacccaaccgtgcaccataccgtaccaattcagaggagacgaaggagattatgcgtcaagtacaggagctgctcgacaaag ggaattga